In Ostreibacterium oceani, the genomic window AATGCTGGATTACCTATATAGAATAAGCAATCCAGCGAGTGTCATCCGATTATCGGATTAAAATCTTCGTCGATTACATTTGTAATGGCGTTAGATTTTCAATTGCCATTCTAGTTTTTTCAAGCTCCGCTGCTGGTGCAGGAATCAATCCTTTTTCTGGCAAGAAACCAAACTCACCCATCGCATCTTCAGACATAAAGAGTTGTGCGTACTCTTTTAGACCGGGGATTTTACCCACGTGTGAATTTTTGATATAGAAATACATCGAGCGAGAAACTGGGTAGCTACCGTCAGAGATATTATCAGGCGTTGCTTCAATACCATCAATGTCGGCTGCTTTGACCACATCACGATTTTCGTCTAGGAATGAATAACCAAAGACACCAACTGCCGCAGGGTTGCTCGCCAATTTTTGTACGATTAGGTTATCGTTCTCACCTGCTTCAATAAAGTGACCGTCTTGACGAACTTCATGGCATGCTGCCTCATAAGCATCTTCATCGGTTTCTTTTAGTGCTTTTAACATTTCAAATCTCTTACAACCACCTTCCATCGCTAGCTCTTCAAACGAATCGCGCGTACCTGAAGTTGGCGGTGGGCCAAGCACCTCGATATTAGCACTCGGTAATGAGGCGTCGATGTCTGACCACATTTTGTATGGGTTAGGCACTAGTGTCTCGCTGCCATCTGTCGCTGGTACGTCTTTAGCCACGGCCAAATATAATTGCTCAAGGGTTAGGTTTAACTCAGGACCTTCGACTGAATTGGCAATGGCAATACCATCATAACCAATCATGACTTCGGTGATCTCTTTGACGCCGTTTTCTTGGCAGCTATCAAACTCAGTTTTTTTCATGCGACGAGACGCATTAGTGACGTCTGGCGTATCAATTCCGTTACCTGCACAAAATAGCTTCATGCCGCCACCTGAGCCCGTTGATTCAATTTTAGGGGTATTAAACTCGCTATCCTTACCAAAGTTCTCAGCCACGGTTGTCGCAAAAGGGAATACCGTCGATGAACCGACAATGCTAATGGTGTCTCTTTCTGCTGCAGTTGCTGCAAAGCTTGCTGTTAGTGCAGTCGCAAGAAGTATTTTTTTCATATCAAAGTACCTATTCGTTGTTGTTAAAATTGTCTGGGTATTATGGCAACACCAGATGACAGTTCCATGAAACTTCGGTGAACATTTTATGATGGTTTTGTGACAGTTTTATGACAGTCGGTCGTGGTAAGGCGTGATAAATCACTAACGCGCTCTGTTGATTGGAATTAAAGTTACCACCCCAACATCATCTCCCCAACATCGCCGCCCCAACATCGCCGCCCCAACATCGCCGCCCAAAAAACAAGCAAGCAATCAACATAAGCAAATAGATCAGCAAAAAAAAGCATGACAAGGTAGCTCTTGCCATGCTTTTAGCGACTTCTAGTCTGTGTTTAGACCGCGTTGAGACCCTTTGAGACCGCGTTGAGACCCTTTGAGACCGCTTTTAGGTCACTTTTAGACCGGCCTTATAAACGGTTATCTAGAATAGACCCTCAATCTGACCTTGTGTGTCCAATTTAATGTGGTTAGCCGCAGGCACACGCGGTAACCCAGGCATGGTCATAATTTCACCACACACCACGACAACAAACTCCGCGCCTGCAGATAGCCGTACTTCACGAACGGGGATAACGTGCCCCGTGGGCGCACCCATCAATTTGGCATCGGTTGAGAAGCTGTATTGGGTTTTGGCAATACAGACAGGTAAATGCCCAAATCCAGCCGCTTCCCACTCTTTTAATTGACTGCGGACTTTGCTGTCAGCGGCGACATCTGACGCGCCATAAAGCGAAGTAGCAATCGTTTTGACTTTGTCTAACAACGGCATATCATCGGGATAAAGCGGTGCAAATTGTGCGTTTTCACCTTCGATAACCCGCACGACTTCTGTCGCCAAATCCGCTGTTCCTTCGCTGCCTAATGCCCAGTGTTTACAGGTAATCGCCTTGACACCTTGCTCTGAGGCAATGGCCTTGACTGCATCAATTTCGGCCTCGGTGTCGGCGATGAAGTGGTTAATACCAACAACGACTGGCACGCCGAATTTTTTGACATTACCAATATGTCTCACGAGATTTTCAGCGCCTTTTTTAACCGCATCAACATTTTCTGTCGACAGCGCATCTTTGGCAACGCCGCCATGCATCTTGAGCGCGCGAACTGTCGCGACAATAACAACCGCTTCGGGCGACAGGCCTGCTTTGCGGCATTTAATGTCAAAGAATTTCTCAGCCCCAAGGTCAGCACCAAAGCCTGCTTCGGTCACGACGTAATCGGCTAGTTTCAATGCGGTTTTGGTCGCAATTACCGAATTACAGCCGTGTGCGATATTGGCAAAGGGACCACCGTGAATAAAGGCAGGGTTATTTTCTAAGGTTTGTACCAAATTCGGCATAAAGGCATCTTTTAATAACACCGTCATTGCGCCATCTGCATTTAAATCTTTGGCGCGAATAGCGGCTTTGTCACGCGTATAACCGACAATGATATTACCGAGACGGACTTGTAAATCATCAAAGTCTTTGGCCAAACAAAAGATCGCCATAATCTCAGAGGCGACCGTAATATCAAAACCCGTTTCGCGCGGATAGCCATTACCCAAACCACCCATCGAAGCCACAATATGACGCAATGCGCGGTCATTCATATCAACGACACGACGCCAAGCAATACGGCGCACATCAATACCAAGCTCATTACCCCAGTTGATATGGTTGTCTATCAAAGCCGACAACAAGTTATGCGCAGCAGAAATCGCATGAAAATCACCAGTAAAATGCAGGTTAATGTCTTCCATTGGGATCACTTGTGCTTTGCCGCCGCCAGCAGCGCCACCTTTCATACCAAAGCAAGGCCCCAGTGATGGCTCGCGCAAACAAACCACCGATTTTTTGCCGATTCGATTCAAGCCATCGTTCAATCCAACAGAGGTCGTTGTTTTTCCTTCACCGGCGGGTGTTGGGCTGATTGCAGTCACCAAAACCAACTTGCCGTCTGGTTTTGATTGAATGGAATTAATAAAATCTTGGGACAATTTGGCTTTGTCGTGGCCGTATTGACGTAATTCTGCTTCTGGAATATCCAGCTTTGCCGCAACGTCTCTAATGTGGATTTTATTGGCTTCGCGTGCAATTTCGATATCTGTTTTCATGCTTATCCTCGACTGTTGAATTTTCTACTATCAGTTTTAATGATAGCCCGAATAGAATGACTATTATAGAAATTTATGACAAAAGGAGTGTCAGAATTTCGACCTTTTTATGCCTGATTTATGTCTGATTTTGAATAAAAGCCAAAAAGTGACCCGTTGACAAGCCGTTAACCATTGCCTTACAAAGGGCTTGCAACGGGTCTGCAACGGGTCTGCAACGGGTCTGCAACGGGTTCAAAAACCAATCACGAGGGCTTAAAAAATAAATTTATGAATGACTTAGCCCATCATAATACGTAATTAAAGCCGACGTATCCAAACGCGCTGCAGATTCGGCGATGGCTTGAAACTGCTCAAAGGTCGATGCCGTCGCTGGCAATGGGGTTTGTGTGGCTTGTGCTTGCGCCAGACAATAGCCTAAATCTTTGATAAACCACTCTATCGCAAAGCCAAAGTCAAATTGGCGCTCGAGCATCGTCTGTCCTCGGTTTTGCATCTGCCATGACTGTGCCGCGCCTTGTGATATTGCGGTGAGGACTTTATTGGCATCAATACCTTGGGCTTTTGCGAACGTCAAGCCTTCGGATAACCCCGACAACACACCCGCAATACAAATTTGATTGACCATTTTACAAAGCTGACCACTGCCAACACCGCCAATGTGTGTGATTTGCTGACAATAAGCAGCCAAAAGCGGCTTAACCTTGTCAATAATCGCCGCATCACCCCCAACCATCGCCGATAGACAGGCATTATTTGCACCATCCACACCGCCAGAAACTGGCGCATCGATAAAGGCCGCTTGATAAGGCTGTAAAAAAGCGCACACGTGTTGGCTTAATTGCGCCGAAGTTGTGGTATGGTCAATGACAATAGCGCCAGGTTTTAACTGCTGATAAAAGGCAGCAGACTCGACAATAGATAAGACATCTTCGTCACGCCCCAAACACATCAAGATAACATCCGCATCGGCCACCGCTTCGCTAAGCGTCAACGCCCAGCCTGGGTGCTTCGCTTGCCATGCTAGGGCTTTTTCATGGCTACGATTAAACACCGCAATTGCGTATTCATCCGAAAACTTTTCCGCCAGATGCCCCGCCATTGGATAGCCCATATTTCCTAGCCCCAAAAAGGCAATTTTCATTTGTTTGCTCCGTCGTATTAGTCGTATTAGTCGTATTAATTAACTCAATAAGTGACGATAAACAATCGACGCTTAACAGCAACCGCCGCCATTAACAGCAACCGGCTAGGCATGAAGCTGAGGCATCAGCATGATACATTCGTCGATATCTCATGCTATCACTGGCGCAACATTTACGCAAGCCACGCACAACAAGAAGAAACACGGAAAATAAGGCACACAAAAACAACACGCACGCGCCATACGCCCATACGCCCATACGCCCATACGCCCATACGCCCATACGCCCATACGCCCATACGCCATACGAGCAAGGCTTAGTAGATTTTTTAGCAGAATAATGCGAGGAAATGATTAAGCGCGGGGAATGATTAAGCGACTGTTAACGGCGGTAATTAATTGCTCATCAAAAGACAAAAGACAAAGGACAAAGCGCGTTTGCTGCTGCTTTGTATTAGGTCTGTATTACGTTTGTATTAGACTTTTATTAGGCCTGTATTAGGCCTTTATTGGGTCAGTATTACTTCTCGCGATAAGTAATACGACCTTTGGTCAAATCATAAGGCGTTAGCTCAACGCGGACGCGATCGCCAGTGAGAATGCGAATATAGTGTTTACGCATGCGACCAGAAATCCGCGCGGTAATAACCAAATCATTCTCTAGTTGTACTTTAAAGGTGGTGTTGGGTAGTGATTCAATCACGGTTCCCATCATTTCGATACTGTCTTCTTTTGCCATGCAAGTTTTCGTTTGTAATTAAGAAGCCGCAACTATAGCAAAAGGTTTCACCGCACGCAAGCAAATATCACCAATGCCAGCCATTTAGCTAAGTATTTAGCTAGGCATTTAGCGTTGCATGGTTCGAATTTTCGCCGATCGTAACTGGTACACGCTGTGGGCAAGCAGTGTTATCAAAATAATCGACCCCGCGATTAACGCAAGATAACTTGGCGCCTCATCCAGCACAGCCCAAACCAATAAAATACCAATGATTGTCTCTAATGGCATAAATAAACTGACTTCTGCTGCCGTAATATATTTGGGGCTAATCGCAAAACTTGCATAAGCAATTGTCACCAACGCACTGACCAGTAACAACAATAGCAAATTATAGGCATCAACGGCTAGTTGTGTCGCAAAAATCACACTGGCAGTCGCCAAAATTAACCCACTAATCGACAACGCAGGTAACATATCAATATGATGAAACTTACGGTTCAATACAAAAGAAAGGGCAATGCACATAGCCGATGTCAGCGCCGCTAAGTTGCCTGTGATGGTGGCGTTGCCTGTCTTTTCTTGGACAATAAATATCATGGCAACCAACACAATAATAATCGTCACCCACGTAACTATTGCCGTTTTTTCTTTGAGGATTAATCGGCTAAATATCGCCGCAAAAATCGACGAAGTCGTGATAATGACCAACGCATGCGCCACACTGGTATGCAGTATGGCATAAACAAACGCCAAGGTACTGGTACTAAACACACAGGCAACCAACAAGCCTGGACGCCCAAGCTGTCGGTTTTTTTGGGCAAATCAGCGCCGCTAAACCAATAGATTAAACCGCACAGCCCCACACTCGTCAATATCCCGCGATAAAACAAAATCGTCCAAAGATCAACGGTCATCAGGCGCAAGATTAAGCTATCTGGCGATAAAGCCGTGATGCCGACAGCGGCAATCAATACGCCTTTTTGTTGGGCTTGCACAAGTCGCGTGGTTTATTGATATTTTTATTTAGGTTTATTCTGTTTACGTACTCGCTTTGCGATGTCACTAGCGAAGCAAATCCTCAATGGCGGCGCGCTCTTGGCGTAGCTCTTCGTCGGTTGCTTGCATTTTTTCGCGGCTAAAGTCCGAAATTGGCAAATCCGTCACAATGCGATAATCACCCTTTTCACACACACAAGGAAATGAGTAAATAACACCCGGTTCAATCCCATAAGACCCATCCGCTGGCACGCCCATAGACACCCAGTCGCCTGACGCGGTACCTAACGCCCAACTACGCATATGATCAATCGCCGCAGACGCCGCTGATGCCGCTGACGATGCGCCGCGTGCTTTGATAACGGCGGCCCCACGTTGTTGTACATCGGGGATAAACGTGCTTTCATACCAATCATTGGCAACTTGTGACGTCGCGGCTTGTCCTGCGATGGTGCACTGGCTGATATCGGGGTATTGTGTCGCTGAGTGGTTGCCCCAAATAATCATTTTTTGCACATCATTGACGTGTTTGTCTGTTTTTTCTGCTAACTGCCACATCGCACGATTGTGGTCTAGCCGCGTCATTGCCGTAAAATTACGTGGATTTAGATCTGGCGCGGCGGCTTGGGCGATCAGCGCGTTGGTATTGGCTGGATTACCGACGACGAGGACTTTGACATCGCGTGAGGCGTGGGCATTGAGCGCCTTGCCCTGCGGACCAAAAATTGCCCCGTTGGCTTCTAGCAAGTCTTTGCGTTCCATCCCAGGGCCGCGGGGTCTTGCGCCGACTAACAATGCATAGTCGGTATCAGCAAACGCCACATTCGCATCATCGGTTGCAATCACATCAGCAAGCAACGGAAAGGCGCAATCACGCAATTCCATGACCACACCTTTTAGCGCATCTAGTGCGGGGGTAATTTCTAACAATTGCAAGATAACAGGCTGATCTTTTCCTAGCATATCACCTGATGCAATTCTAAATGCCAGTTGATAACCAATATTGCCTGCGGCGCCAGTAATGGCAACACGTACGGGATTTTTCATAGATAACCTCTGTTTTTGAATAATTTAACTATTTACCATCAAACTGGTCGTTATTATACGACAAAACCTGTCGTTTGCTAAGTGCATTGTGCAGCCACCTACTCCACAGTCACACACTGTGCAGCCACCTACTGTGCGGCCACCTACTCCACAGTCACACACTGTGCAGCCACCTATTCCACCTATTGACTACACTTTGCTTGTTGATAATTGCATTCACGGCGGTCTTTGTTTATGATAAGTGCGGATTTGGTGTATTTTCCCAGTCACGCACGATTTCAACCGATATTTTGCGATCTGCGAGCCCCCCCAGAACCCGCATTTGTCAAAAGCAGAAACATCCAACCAGACAATCAACACGCCGTTTCTCATGAAAAAACTTGCTAAAAGCGGCGGTTTATTTTATGATGCCATTCCGATAAAACAGGGGACCTTAGCTCAGTTGGTTAGAGCATCCGACTCATAATCGGCAGGTCCGCGGTTCGAGCCCGCGAGGTCCCACCATTTTTCATCTGAACAAACCCACATTCAAACATCAAACATCAAACACCAAACTAAATCGCAAACCAATAGTAAGCCGAAAACTAATACAGACCGACAAATAAATAAAGCCCTCAAACGAGGGCTTTATTTATTCGCATCATTGGTATTTAGGCGTTAAGTGTAGCCGTTAAATTTGGCCGTTAGGTTTAGTCGTTAAGACGTGCAATGAAACCACGCGATGAAACCACGCGATGAAACCGCGCGACGCAACCACGTCTAAGTCACACCCGACGCAACACGCCGCGAGAAGCACCAAATACGCCCAATGCACCAAATACACCCAGCACCGCCAATAACAACGACCACCACGATGCCGACGGGATTGCCGCTGGGTTGGTGTTGTTTTGTGGCAAGATACACATCGCATCTAGCGTGTCGCCGCTAATCGTCCAGCCTTTGGCGATCAGTGCATCGCGTGCCGCCTCGGCCCCTGGCCCATACTGTAGCGGTGATGCATCACCTAAACTCAGATTATCTGGCGTACTCGGGTTGGCCGCCCAGCCGATTAAGGCAAGCGAGTAATTCACACAATCTAGCCCTGAGTTAGTCAACAGACTATTGACAGCAGTCGCACTACTCAAATCCCAGCCACCAATATCTTGGTTAAAGCTAGCCGCGCCAGAAAACATCGAATTCATAAATTCTACATTACTCACATCCCAGCTCCCAAGGTCTTGGTTAAAGCTGGTCGCGCCAGAAAACATAAATTCCATCACCGTAACTGCACTGGTGTCCCAGCTATTTAGCGGTTGATTAAAATCACTTGCATTCAAGAACATCAATCCCATAAATTCTACACTGCTGGTATCCCAACTATCGATGTCTTGATTAAAACTCGTCGCATCACGAAACATAGCAGCCATGCTCGTCACGCTGCTGGTATCCCATGTACCAATGGCTTGGTTAAAATTACTCGCTTGGTTAAACATAGACGTCATATCCACGACACTACTGGTATCCCAACCACCAATCGGCTGATTAAATTGGCTTGCAAGAGCGAACATCAAGTTCATATCTGTCACACTACTCGTATCCCAACCGCCAATGTCTTGGTTAAAGCTGCTAGCGCCATTAAACATAAAACTCATATCTGTCACGCTACTCGTATCCCAGCTGCCAATGTCTGCGTTAAAGCTACTGGCGTTAGCAAACATATTACTCATATTCTCGACATTACTGGTATCCCAGTCCCAGTTTGCACTGGCGCCTGTTAGGTTAGTCGCACCAAAAAACATCCCTGCCAAGCTGGTCACCGCCGATAAATCGGGGGTATCGGTGGCCGTCACCTCTAGATTACTCGCCCCAGCAAAGGCATTTTCCATCGACTGCCAGGCAATGCTGCCCCACTGCGAGACTTCGCGGATTTGCGTGCTTTGTGGTGCGGTGTTGTTGATGTAAATTTGCGGGAAATCACCGACAATCTCGATACGGTAATCCGTGCCCGCGGTTAAGCCGCTAATCGTGGCATCGCCCATTTGGTCAACAAGCACACCTCTATTGGCTGGGTTTCCAACCTCTTCCCAATACAGCGAGTAATTATAGCCTGTGCCAGTGGTTGGTATGATTAATTCAGTCGCCGCCTCGGTATTCCATACGCTGATAAAGTTGCCTGCATCGCCCGGTGTAGGACAGCTTGGATGCACTGAATCTCCTAAGATGTTCCAACTATCGGTGTCGATTATATTTTGCCGTTCAGTTACTGCCGCACAGTATTGCAAGCCAACTGCACCTAATTCCAACCCACTTTGCAAGGTTTGTGCATCCCAACCAATCAGCGTATTATCGTAATTATTTAGGTCAAGTCCTGAGCTATCTAGCATATTTCGAACATCTGTCACGGTAGTCATATCCCAGTTCTCAAGATTTTGATTGAAAGCCGAGGCCGTTGAAAACATTTGATACATCGAGGTAACAGCACTCGTGTTCCAGGTGGTGACATCTCCATTAAAGGCACTTGCATCGTTAAACATACTAAACATGTCAATAACTGCTGATGTATTCCAAAGGTTTAAATCTTGATTAAAGGCGCTTGCCGCATTAAACATGGATGACATATTGGTGACATTTTGAGTATTCCAGTTACCTATATCCTGATTAAACATAGCTGCTCTCTGAAAGGCTGCTCTCATGTCGGTAACTGTAATGGTATTCCAAGCCTCTCCGCCTTGATTGCCAGCAGGTGCCGCTTTATAAGAAATATCCTGATTGAAGGCAGAGGCAGACCGAAACATAAAGCCCATATTAATTAAACTACTGGTTTCCCAAGTGGTAATATCCCCATTGAAAGCAGAAGCATTCGAAAACATAGTGGCCATGTTGGTGACATTTCGCACATCCCAAGTGTTGAGCGATTGATTAAAGCTGGAGGCCCCAAAAAAACATATCGCGCATGCTTAAAGCGCTAGACGTGTTCCAAGTATTGATGTTTTGGTTAAAGGCCGTTGCACTGCGAAAAGTACCTCTAAAAGTAGTTACATTGCTCACATCCCAACTACTGATGTCTGAGTTGAAGACGGTAGCCCCTGAAAACATTTCTTGAATGGTTGTAGCCGTGCTCATGTTCCAGTTATTCATCTGTCCGCCATTGTCCACCAAGCTGCTGTTATCTCGGAACATCCCACGGAAGTCTGTTACGAGTGCTAAATCGGGTGTATCGGTGGCATTTAGCACTAAATTAGTCGCACCATAAAACGCACCCTGCATATTCGTCCATTTAATAGCGCCCCACTGATCGATGCTGAGGATTTTTTCTTCATCGCTGACATCGTTGTAAAAAAAACGTGGGAAACCCGTGCCATCGCCTACGTTATCGGCAATGCGTATGGTGTACGTGCCTACAGCGCCAAAATCATGGGTAAAGTCGCCTGTAAGACCTGTAAAATCATAAACGCCGTCATTGTCAACATCAACGTTGTAATTGTAGCCTGCAGTGCCTTCATCGGTTTCTATTTTGAATTCTGTCGTGCCACTTACCCCTGCATTGTCGGTTTTAACCGTCATGACAAAATCAGTGGTCGCTTGCGCATAGGCATGCGTACTAAACAACATCAAAGCAACCAACAAACACGTTGATTTAGCTTTCGATTCTATCTGTTTTAAAATGTGATGTGTATTCATTTGTTACCCTTTCCTTTTTTACTATATCAATTAGTTAATACCCATGAGTTAACCACAGGCATTGTCCACAGGCATCGACCATAGGCATCGACTTACTCGATTATTCACCATGTGATTAATGGTGCGCTACTTAATACGTCGCGCACCACTTAGGCCACTCACCAGAGCACTGGCACCACTGTTTAACCGCAATACTCTTCAATCGCAATACTATTTAATCCCAACACTATTTGACCGCAACGCGCCGCGAGAAGCACCCAATGCACTAAATACACCCAATGCACCGAATACACCCAGCACTGCCAATAACAACGACCACCACGATGCCGACGGGATTGCCGCTGGGTTGGTGTTATTGAGTGGCAAGATACACGTGGCATCTAGCGTGTCGCCGCTAAACACCCAGCCTTTAGCCATCAGCGCATCGCGTGCCGCCTCGGCCTCTGGGCCATACTGCAGCGGTGATACATCCCCTAAATTCAAATTATCTGGGGTGTTCGGGTTGGCTGCCCAGCCGATTAGGGTACGCGAGTAATTCACACAATCTAACCCTGAGCCAGCTAACATAAGAAATGCGAGGGGATTTACGCTACCTAAATTCCAATCACCGATATTTTGATTAAAGCTAGCCGCAACTAGAAATA contains:
- a CDS encoding substrate-binding domain-containing protein translates to MKKILLATALTASFAATAAERDTISIVGSSTVFPFATTVAENFGKDSEFNTPKIESTGSGGGMKLFCAGNGIDTPDVTNASRRMKKTEFDSCQENGVKEITEVMIGYDGIAIANSVEGPELNLTLEQLYLAVAKDVPATDGSETLVPNPYKMWSDIDASLPSANIEVLGPPPTSGTRDSFEELAMEGGCKRFEMLKALKETDEDAYEAACHEVRQDGHFIEAGENDNLIVQKLASNPAAVGVFGYSFLDENRDVVKAADIDGIEATPDNISDGSYPVSRSMYFYIKNSHVGKIPGLKEYAQLFMSEDAMGEFGFLPEKGLIPAPAAELEKTRMAIENLTPLQM
- a CDS encoding formate--tetrahydrofolate ligase, whose product is MSMKTDIEIAREANKIHIRDVAAKLDIPEAELRQYGHDKAKLSQDFINSIQSKPDGKLVLVTAISPTPAGEGKTTTSVGLNDGLNRIGKKSVVCLREPSLGPCFGMKGGAAGGGKAQVIPMEDINLHFTGDFHAISAAHNLLSALIDNHINWGNELGIDVRRIAWRRVVDMNDRALRHIVASMGGLGNGYPRETGFDITVASEIMAIFCLAKDFDDLQVRLGNIIVGYTRDKAAIRAKDLNADGAMTVLLKDAFMPNLVQTLENNPAFIHGGPFANIAHGCNSVIATKTALKLADYVVTEAGFGADLGAEKFFDIKCRKAGLSPEAVVIVATVRALKMHGGVAKDALSTENVDAVKKGAENLVRHIGNVKKFGVPVVVGINHFIADTEAEIDAVKAIASEQGVKAITCKHWALGSEGTADLATEVVRVIEGENAQFAPLYPDDMPLLDKVKTIATSLYGASDVAADSKVRSQLKEWEAAGFGHLPVCIAKTQYSFSTDAKLMGAPTGHVIPVREVRLSAGAEFVVVVCGEIMTMPGLPRVPAANHIKLDTQGQIEGLF
- a CDS encoding NAD(P)-dependent oxidoreductase, whose translation is MKIAFLGLGNMGYPMAGHLAEKFSDEYAIAVFNRSHEKALAWQAKHPGWALTLSEAVADADVILMCLGRDEDVLSIVESAAFYQQLKPGAIVIDHTTTSAQLSQHVCAFLQPYQAAFIDAPVSGGVDGANNACLSAMVGGDAAIIDKVKPLLAAYCQQITHIGGVGSGQLCKMVNQICIAGVLSGLSEGLTFAKAQGIDANKVLTAISQGAAQSWQMQNRGQTMLERQFDFGFAIEWFIKDLGYCLAQAQATQTPLPATASTFEQFQAIAESAARLDTSALITYYDGLSHS
- the infA gene encoding translation initiation factor IF-1 — encoded protein: MAKEDSIEMMGTVIESLPNTTFKVQLENDLVITARISGRMRKHYIRILTGDRVRVELTPYDLTKGRITYREK
- a CDS encoding DMT family transporter, with the translated sequence MLVACVFSTSTLAFVYAILHTSVAHALVIITTSSIFAAIFSRLILKEKTAIVTWVTIIIVLVAMIFIVQEKTGNATITGNLAALTSAMCIALSFVLNRKFHHIDMLPALSISGLILATASVIFATQLAVDAYNLLLLLLVSALVTIAYASFAISPKYITAAEVSLFMPLETIIGILLVWAVLDEAPSYLALIAGSIILITLLAHSVYQLRSAKIRTMQR
- a CDS encoding malate dehydrogenase, with the protein product MKNPVRVAITGAAGNIGYQLAFRIASGDMLGKDQPVILQLLEITPALDALKGVVMELRDCAFPLLADVIATDDANVAFADTDYALLVGARPRGPGMERKDLLEANGAIFGPQGKALNAHASRDVKVLVVGNPANTNALIAQAAAPDLNPRNFTAMTRLDHNRAMWQLAEKTDKHVNDVQKMIIWGNHSATQYPDISQCTIAGQAATSQVANDWYESTFIPDVQQRGAAVIKARGASSAASAASAAIDHMRSWALGTASGDWVSMGVPADGSYGIEPGVIYSFPCVCEKGDYRIVTDLPISDFSREKMQATDEELRQERAAIEDLLR
- a CDS encoding BspA family leucine-rich repeat surface protein, with protein sequence MRNVTNMATMFSNASAFNGDITTWETSSLINMGFMFRSASAFNQDISYKAAPAGNQGGEAWNTITVTDMRAAFQRAAMFNQDIGNWNTQNVTNMSSMFNAASAFNQDLNLWNTSAVIDMFSMFNDASAFNGDVTTWNTSAVTSMYQMFSTASAFNQNLENWDMTTVTDVRNMLDSSGLDLNNYDNTLIGWDAQTLQSGLELGAVGLQYCAAVTERQNIIDTDSWNILGDSVHPSCPTPGDAGNFISVWNTEAATELIIPTTGTGYNYSLYWEEVGNPANRGVLVDQMGDATISGLTAGTDYRIEIVGDFPQIYINNTAPQSTQIREVSQWGSIAWQSMENAFAGASNLEVTATDTPDLSAVTSLAGMFFGATNLTGASANWDWDTSNVENMSNMFANASSFNADIGSWDTSSVTDMSFMFNGASSFNQDIGGWDTSSVTDMNLMFALASQFNQPIGGWDTSSVVDMTSMFNQASNFNQAIGTWDTSSVTSMAAMFRDATSFNQDIDSWDTSSVEFMGLMFLNASDFNQPLNSWDTSAVTVMEFMFSGATSFNQDLGSWDVSNVEFMNSMFSGAASFNQDIGGWDLSSATAVNSLLTNSGLDCVNYSLALIGWAANPSTPDNLSLGDASPLQYGPGAEAARDALIAKGWTISGDTLDAMCILPQNNTNPAAIPSASWWSLLLAVLGVFGALGVFGASRGVLRRV
- a CDS encoding BspA family leucine-rich repeat surface protein; the encoded protein is MNTHHILKQIESKAKSTCLLVALMLFSTHAYAQATTDFVMTVKTDNAGVSGTTEFKIETDEGTAGYNYNVDVDNDGVYDFTGLTGDFTHDFGAVGTYTIRIADNVGDGTGFPRFFYNDVSDEEKILSIDQWGAIKWTNMQGAFYGATNLVLNATDTPDLALVTDFRGMFRDNSSLVDNGGQMNNWNMSTATTIQEMFSGATVFNSDISSWDVSNVTTFRGTFRSATAFNQNINTWNTSSALSMRDMFFWGLQL
- a CDS encoding BspA family leucine-rich repeat surface protein, coding for MGAAFAGASNLEVTATDTPDLSGVTSMFQMFRGATSLTGASANWDWDTSNVENMGSMFNAASNFNGDIGSWDTSSVTNMERMFLQASSFDQDIGDWDTSSVTNMNRMFREASNFNQDIGGWDTSSVTDMMQIFLVAASFNQNIGDWNLGSVNPLAFLMLAGSGLDCVNYSRTLIGWAANPNTPDNLNLGDVSPLQYGPEAEAARDALMAKGWVFSGDTLDATCILPLNNTNPAAIPSASWWSLLLAVLGVFGALGVFSALGASRGALRSNSVGIK